In Clostridium sp., one DNA window encodes the following:
- a CDS encoding LysM peptidoglycan-binding domain-containing protein, translating to MRYNYYRQCSANHYPYTIQPGDTLYSISQRLEVSLERLIAANPGINPYYLQVGQIICIPACMPSYTPRIIRPGDTLYKIAREYNVSIGSILEANPGIDPNYLRVGQRLCIPSANGECSNCRETVEALQEDVDMLIPESSVQQTHESNYGDSTQTTAVLMVNSSKIHFDAVPVIFSGNYTRHYTEDKSYPYYADAASGGQRGINVKDNFGVWHSFGYRVPIA from the coding sequence ATGAGATATAATTATTACAGGCAGTGTTCTGCAAATCATTATCCTTATACCATACAGCCAGGTGATACTTTATACAGTATTTCACAGAGATTGGAAGTAAGTCTGGAAAGGTTAATTGCTGCAAATCCCGGAATAAATCCATATTATCTTCAGGTAGGCCAGATTATATGCATACCAGCTTGTATGCCAAGTTATACTCCAAGAATAATTCGGCCAGGTGATACCCTGTATAAAATTGCCCGGGAATACAACGTGAGTATAGGCAGTATACTGGAGGCAAATCCGGGTATTGATCCAAATTATTTGAGGGTAGGCCAGCGCCTGTGCATACCATCGGCAAACGGAGAATGCTCAAATTGCCGGGAAACTGTAGAAGCACTACAGGAAGATGTTGATATGCTTATACCTGAAAGCAGTGTCCAGCAGACCCATGAATCAAATTACGGGGATTCCACTCAAACAACTGCCGTGCTTATGGTAAACAGCAGTAAAATACATTTTGATGCGGTACCTGTAATTTTTTCCGGCAATTACACTAGACATTATACAGAGGATAAAAGTTATCCTTATTATGCTGATGCAGCTTCAGGAGGCCAGCGAGGCATAAATGTAAAGGATAATTTTGGGGTATGGCATTCTTTTGGATATAGAGTACCTATAGCTTAA
- a CDS encoding Lsa family ABC-F type ribosomal protection protein: MSLINVTNLTFAYEGSYDNIFENVGFQIDTNWKLGFTGRNGRGKTTFLNLLLGKYEYNGNISADVTFEYFPYKVNEQENFAIDIIREISPNSMDWEIIKELSLLDMDSDALYRQFYTLSKGEQTKVLLAAMFLKENSFLLIDEPTNHLDAQARKKLSNYLKKKKGFILISHDRYFLDNCIDHILAINKSNIEIQKGNFSSWWRNKELQDGFELAENERLKKDISWLSSSAKRTSAWSNSVESSKYGTTNSGSKLDKGYVGHKAAKMMKRAKNIEARQQNMIEEKSRLLKNIESNESLKIAPLTFHDKKLVELADLSIQYDNRIVCEAVSFTIEQGERIAIQGKNGSGKSSILKLIYGEDIPYNGIVRKNRQLIISYVSQDTSDLYGNLSEYAEKYCIEESLFKSILRKLDFSREQFEKNIEDFSGGQKKKVLIAKSLCEQAHLYIWDEPLNFIDVISRMQIEQLLIEYQPTILFVEHDIAFCENVATKIIKL, from the coding sequence ATGTCTTTAATAAATGTTACGAACCTAACATTTGCCTATGAAGGTAGTTATGATAATATTTTTGAAAATGTAGGCTTTCAAATTGATACAAATTGGAAATTGGGATTTACCGGAAGAAATGGAAGAGGAAAAACTACTTTTCTAAATCTTTTACTTGGGAAGTATGAATATAATGGAAACATTTCAGCTGATGTGACTTTTGAATATTTTCCTTATAAGGTGAATGAACAAGAAAATTTTGCAATAGATATCATAAGGGAAATCAGTCCAAATTCAATGGATTGGGAAATAATTAAAGAATTATCATTATTAGATATGGATTCGGATGCTTTATACAGGCAATTTTATACACTATCTAAAGGAGAGCAGACCAAAGTATTGTTAGCCGCTATGTTTTTGAAGGAGAATTCTTTCTTGCTTATTGATGAGCCTACAAATCATTTGGATGCTCAAGCTAGAAAAAAACTAAGTAATTACTTGAAAAAAAAGAAAGGATTCATTCTGATTTCACACGATAGGTATTTTCTGGATAATTGTATTGATCATATTTTGGCCATTAATAAAAGTAATATTGAAATACAGAAGGGAAACTTTTCTTCATGGTGGAGAAACAAAGAATTACAAGATGGTTTTGAACTGGCAGAAAACGAAAGATTGAAGAAAGATATTAGCTGGCTTTCCAGTTCGGCAAAACGTACATCTGCATGGTCAAATAGTGTTGAAAGCAGCAAATATGGAACTACTAATTCTGGGAGTAAATTAGATAAAGGATATGTTGGACATAAAGCTGCAAAAATGATGAAGCGTGCTAAAAATATAGAAGCCAGACAACAGAACATGATTGAGGAAAAATCAAGGCTTCTTAAAAATATTGAATCTAACGAAAGCTTGAAAATAGCACCGCTTACTTTCCATGATAAAAAGCTTGTGGAACTTGCGGATCTTTCAATTCAATATGATAATAGAATTGTCTGTGAAGCAGTAAGCTTCACCATAGAGCAAGGTGAAAGAATTGCTATTCAAGGGAAAAATGGAAGCGGAAAATCAAGTATATTGAAGTTGATTTATGGAGAAGACATCCCGTATAATGGAATTGTGAGAAAAAATCGTCAGTTAATTATTTCGTATGTTTCACAAGATACATCAGATTTATATGGTAACTTATCCGAGTATGCAGAGAAGTATTGTATTGAAGAAAGTTTATTTAAATCAATTCTTAGAAAGCTTGATTTTTCAAGAGAGCAGTTTGAAAAGAATATCGAGGATTTTAGTGGAGGACAGAAGAAAAAGGTATTGATTGCAAAAAGCTTGTGTGAACAGGCACATTTGTATATTTGGGATGAACCGCTGAATTTTATCGATGTCATTTCCCGTATGCAGATTGAGCAATTGTTGATTGAATATCAACCGACAATTTTGTTTGTTGAGCATGATATTGCATTTTGTGAGAATGTTGCAACAAAAATAATAAAATTGTAA
- a CDS encoding MFS transporter, translated as MEEVNYISEKMDYVPISKLHYKILWLIGLGIFLDGFDVYLAGGVLGVLLKSGWSSISLNAVFISVTFLGLLIGSLITGLLGDSFGRKFSYQLNLLIFGGASLVAAFSPNMIFLIACRGIMGIGLGAEIVTGYALLAEFVPSKTRGKWVSMLSLITNVSTPAAAFLGYLIIPRFGWRWMFVFVGVFSVIVWYMRKSMPESPRWYESKGMEENAQHVVNIFYDEAEKEADNSIAQPNVIRKEHNKESGKFSDLFSKNMISRTIVGCVVLIAINTLIYTFVSWAPTFFLRKGINVSKSLGYTTIMMIGAPLGALIGSFIVDKLGRKWCLTVFMLAAGALGYAYASQNTMDVILTMGFFLTVIIYILLTLGLAIYVPELFPTDIRLRGSGFCNAVGRLATIFSPYGVAWILKNYDTRTVFIVLGCILVVVAFVIAVLGVETKQKSLDEI; from the coding sequence ATGGAAGAAGTCAATTATATTTCTGAAAAAATGGATTATGTTCCAATATCCAAATTACACTATAAAATTTTATGGCTCATCGGTCTTGGAATATTTTTAGATGGATTTGATGTATATCTGGCAGGTGGAGTTTTAGGTGTGCTGTTAAAAAGTGGATGGTCGAGCATAAGCTTAAATGCTGTTTTTATTTCTGTAACTTTTTTAGGACTTTTGATAGGGTCGCTTATCACTGGACTTTTAGGAGACAGTTTTGGACGTAAATTTTCTTATCAGCTGAACCTTTTGATATTTGGTGGAGCATCCCTTGTAGCTGCATTTTCCCCAAATATGATTTTTTTAATAGCCTGCAGGGGAATAATGGGAATTGGACTTGGTGCTGAAATTGTTACAGGATATGCATTACTTGCAGAATTTGTGCCTTCAAAAACCAGGGGAAAGTGGGTGTCCATGCTTTCGCTTATAACAAATGTTTCTACACCGGCGGCTGCATTTCTGGGATATCTTATAATACCACGGTTTGGCTGGAGATGGATGTTTGTATTTGTAGGTGTATTTTCCGTAATTGTATGGTATATGAGAAAAAGTATGCCTGAATCCCCAAGATGGTATGAATCCAAAGGAATGGAAGAAAATGCACAGCATGTTGTAAATATATTTTACGATGAGGCAGAAAAGGAAGCTGATAATTCTATAGCACAACCTAATGTCATAAGGAAGGAACATAATAAAGAATCGGGGAAGTTTAGTGATTTATTCAGTAAAAATATGATCTCGAGAACTATTGTAGGTTGTGTAGTACTGATTGCAATAAATACTTTGATATATACTTTTGTAAGCTGGGCACCTACATTTTTCCTGAGAAAAGGCATAAATGTTTCTAAATCATTAGGATATACAACTATAATGATGATAGGTGCACCTCTTGGAGCGTTAATTGGGAGTTTTATTGTGGACAAATTGGGGCGTAAATGGTGTCTTACTGTATTTATGCTTGCAGCAGGAGCACTTGGATATGCATATGCTTCACAAAATACTATGGATGTAATATTGACTATGGGTTTTTTCCTCACTGTAATTATATATATACTTCTTACACTCGGACTTGCTATCTATGTCCCGGAACTGTTTCCTACAGACATAAGACTTAGAGGTTCAGGATTTTGTAATGCAGTAGGAAGGCTGGCAACTATATTCAGCCCTTATGGAGTAGCATGGATACTTAAAAACTATGATACCAGAACTGTTTTTATAGTGCTTGGCTGTATACTTGTAGTAGTGGCATTTGTTATTGCTGTGTTAGGAGTTGAAACAAAACAGAAATCTTTGGATGAAATTTAA
- a CDS encoding ABC transporter ATP-binding protein: MWKIVKRILDLSGNYANKIKVSFLFCSVDGIFESFPILAIFYLFDGIEKAIGENIQLSSNTIWLSIGILFCGLIGRIIFKYFAYRFQGTAGYSMVAKERLKIGDQLRRLPMGFFNQNNLGEITTTITTDLQYIEKHAAFLLDKISNCTINVLATSIIICIFDLRIGILFIIGLLLSLIVINIMQKKSIQLFPKQKFAETEAVSATLEFIQGISVFKLFNIGSNHTNRTKKAYETYDKKSCEIELKFVPFNILFMSILKIICGVIIFTAAYLSLNGQMSVVKMLIIVIATFSIFAPIEAIGGIYSMMHMLEASLKRVEKVKNFPEIDRGAGNIPILKHDIEFENVSFAYEDKNNILSDLTFKIPERTMTAIVGVSGCGKTTIMRMIARFWDVQSGSVKIGGVDVKNMTCDSLLQNITMVFQNVYLFHDSILNNIKFGNPNVSREDIIKAARKARCHVFIMNLDDGYDTVVDEGGGNLSGGEKQRISIARAILKDAPIILLDEATSSLDPENEQQIQKAINELVRNKTVVVIAHRLSTIRDADQILVMENGRVAEHGTHKQLIKKSGTYKNLWDARMHAADWTVLNS; encoded by the coding sequence ATGTGGAAAATAGTAAAGAGAATTTTAGATCTTTCCGGGAATTATGCCAATAAAATCAAGGTAAGTTTTTTATTCTGCTCTGTTGATGGAATTTTTGAATCATTTCCTATTCTAGCAATATTTTATTTGTTTGATGGTATTGAAAAAGCTATAGGAGAAAATATACAGCTTTCAAGTAATACTATATGGCTTAGTATAGGCATATTATTTTGTGGCCTGATTGGAAGAATTATTTTTAAATATTTTGCATATCGATTTCAGGGAACAGCAGGATATAGTATGGTAGCAAAAGAAAGACTAAAAATAGGGGATCAACTTAGAAGACTTCCTATGGGATTTTTTAATCAGAACAATCTGGGGGAGATAACAACAACAATTACAACTGATTTGCAGTATATAGAAAAACACGCAGCATTTCTATTGGATAAAATTTCAAACTGTACTATAAATGTATTAGCAACGAGTATTATTATTTGCATCTTTGATTTGAGAATAGGGATATTATTTATAATAGGTCTTTTATTATCATTAATAGTTATAAATATAATGCAAAAAAAATCCATACAACTTTTTCCAAAACAAAAATTTGCTGAGACAGAAGCAGTTTCTGCAACACTGGAGTTTATTCAAGGCATATCAGTTTTTAAATTATTTAATATAGGAAGTAATCATACTAATCGTACAAAAAAGGCTTATGAAACTTATGATAAAAAATCTTGTGAAATAGAATTAAAGTTTGTACCATTTAACATTTTATTTATGAGTATTCTTAAAATTATATGCGGAGTAATTATATTTACTGCAGCTTATTTATCATTAAATGGACAAATGTCTGTTGTGAAGATGTTGATAATTGTTATTGCAACATTCAGTATATTTGCTCCAATTGAAGCAATAGGCGGTATATATAGCATGATGCATATGTTGGAAGCATCTCTTAAGCGAGTAGAAAAAGTTAAAAATTTTCCTGAAATAGATAGAGGAGCAGGTAATATTCCTATTTTAAAACATGATATTGAATTTGAAAATGTTTCTTTTGCATATGAAGACAAAAACAATATTTTATCTGATTTAACTTTTAAAATTCCTGAACGCACAATGACTGCTATTGTGGGAGTATCAGGCTGTGGGAAAACAACTATTATGCGTATGATTGCAAGATTTTGGGATGTTCAGTCAGGCTCAGTAAAAATAGGTGGAGTTGATGTGAAAAATATGACTTGTGATAGTTTGCTTCAAAATATTACAATGGTATTTCAAAATGTTTATCTTTTTCATGATAGTATTTTAAATAACATTAAATTTGGAAATCCAAATGTATCAAGAGAAGACATAATAAAAGCAGCAAGGAAAGCTCGTTGTCATGTATTCATAATGAACCTGGATGATGGCTATGACACGGTTGTAGATGAAGGAGGCGGAAATCTTTCTGGCGGTGAAAAACAGAGAATATCCATTGCACGTGCTATTTTAAAAGATGCTCCAATAATACTTCTGGATGAAGCGACTTCCAGCCTGGACCCAGAGAATGAACAACAGATACAAAAAGCCATAAATGAGCTTGTTAGAAATAAGACGGTGGTTGTCATTGCTCATAGACTTTCTACAATTCGAGATGCAGATCAGATTCTTGTAATGGAGAATGGAAGAGTTGCTGAACATGGAACACATAAGCAATTGATTAAAAAATCGGGTACTTATAAGAACCTTTGGGATGCTAGAATGCATGCAGCAGATTGGACAGTTCTAAATTCTTGA
- a CDS encoding ABC transporter ATP-binding protein has product MQNKKHNVISGIISFADGYKKQMSLSAILSIFSVAAGFFPYVMTAKILSDMILSTATIHDILLCSVLITAGYLLKIVFYNLATALSHKSTYEILKNIRIAIVEKLSRISMGDLQSQISGDYKQLIMDDVEKLEYPLAHAIPEIISNALAPIIVIVYLLTIDYRMAIAGLISIFIGILIIAMMMKGGAMKVFKEYNSGSALLNSTTIEYVNGMEVVKAFNQTASSMEKFKYAVNNFRDVMTKWFAHCWPYLSGYNVIMPASIAFVLPIGSVLYQHGVINISDFIMCMVLSLGIAPPLMKLVEFTDNLPTIMFMENKVYDILSKNELEQPLNEASICSNEVVFQNVTFGYEKKEVLHSISFLVKPNATTALVGPSGSGKSTIAKLIARFWDVNGGSILIGSVNVNTIPIKQLMDNISFVSQDNYLFDVSIRENIRLGNFQATDKEVEEAAEKAECTEFISRFSEGYDTRVGDAGNRLSGGERQRIAIARAILKDAPIIVLDEATAFVDAESEDKIQHSIDNLTKNKTLIIIAHRLATIVNSDNIVVLENGNIVSQGTHGELLKKSELYNSMWQSHIGARSWSMNEGGKTICGK; this is encoded by the coding sequence ATGCAAAATAAAAAACATAATGTTATTTCAGGTATTATTTCTTTTGCAGATGGATATAAAAAACAAATGAGTTTGTCTGCTATTTTATCTATTTTTAGTGTCGCAGCAGGATTTTTCCCTTATGTTATGACGGCTAAAATATTATCAGATATGATACTTTCCACAGCAACTATTCATGATATTTTGCTATGTTCAGTTTTAATAACAGCTGGTTACCTGCTTAAAATCGTTTTTTATAATTTAGCAACCGCATTATCTCATAAATCCACCTATGAAATACTTAAAAATATTCGTATAGCTATAGTAGAAAAATTATCAAGAATATCTATGGGAGATTTGCAAAGTCAGATATCTGGAGATTACAAGCAGCTTATTATGGATGATGTGGAAAAATTAGAATATCCGTTGGCTCATGCTATTCCAGAGATTATTTCTAATGCACTAGCTCCAATTATTGTAATAGTTTATTTGCTAACAATAGATTATCGTATGGCTATTGCTGGCTTAATTTCTATATTTATCGGGATCTTAATTATAGCCATGATGATGAAAGGAGGAGCAATGAAAGTATTTAAAGAATATAATTCGGGCAGTGCTCTTTTAAATTCAACTACTATTGAATATGTTAATGGTATGGAAGTGGTCAAAGCTTTCAATCAAACAGCATCTTCTATGGAAAAATTTAAATATGCAGTAAATAATTTTCGAGATGTAATGACTAAGTGGTTTGCCCACTGCTGGCCTTATTTGAGTGGATATAATGTTATCATGCCAGCTAGCATAGCTTTTGTTTTGCCTATAGGCTCAGTACTTTATCAACATGGGGTAATAAATATTTCGGATTTTATAATGTGCATGGTACTATCTTTAGGAATTGCACCTCCACTAATGAAATTAGTAGAATTTACTGATAATCTACCAACAATTATGTTTATGGAAAATAAAGTATATGATATTTTATCAAAAAATGAATTAGAACAACCATTAAATGAGGCTTCCATATGTAGTAATGAAGTTGTTTTTCAAAATGTTACATTTGGTTATGAAAAAAAAGAGGTTCTTCATTCAATATCATTTTTAGTGAAACCTAATGCTACCACCGCATTAGTTGGACCTTCAGGTTCAGGAAAATCTACAATCGCAAAACTAATCGCTAGATTTTGGGATGTTAATGGGGGAAGCATATTAATAGGTAGTGTAAATGTTAATACAATACCAATTAAACAGCTTATGGATAACATTAGCTTTGTATCTCAGGATAATTATTTATTTGATGTATCAATTCGTGAAAATATAAGATTAGGAAATTTTCAGGCTACAGATAAAGAAGTGGAAGAGGCTGCTGAAAAGGCTGAGTGCACAGAATTTATTTCACGATTTTCAGAGGGATATGATACAAGAGTTGGTGATGCAGGAAACCGTTTATCGGGGGGAGAACGTCAGAGAATTGCTATTGCAAGGGCTATATTAAAAGATGCTCCGATTATTGTTTTAGATGAAGCCACAGCATTTGTGGATGCAGAAAGTGAAGATAAGATACAGCATTCTATTGATAATCTGACAAAAAATAAAACCTTGATTATCATTGCACATAGATTAGCTACCATTGTTAACTCAGATAATATAGTAGTTCTTGAAAATGGGAATATTGTATCTCAAGGTACACATGGTGAATTGCTGAAGAAGTCTGAACTTTACAACTCAATGTGGCAATCTCATATTGGTGCAAGAAGCTGGAGTATGAATGAAGGGGGAAAAACAATATGTGGAAAATAG
- a CDS encoding TetR/AcrR family transcriptional regulator, with product MPQIFDEEKRAALRKQMLENGFELIKRYGYKKTSVEDITKMSGISKGTFYNFFTTKEEFVHEIIVHKRDCVKNEFQKLLDKEGYLDRISFKKYLKKIVFNDNNLFTYLNEDEIAILNTRWPKEYFINDTNDEKTSTWILSHITGLSPKCDWRIFANYMKAIAIFQANSQKFIQEAYIETLNCLIENVLDYVFK from the coding sequence ATGCCTCAAATATTTGATGAGGAAAAAAGAGCAGCTTTAAGGAAGCAGATGCTTGAAAATGGATTTGAACTAATAAAGCGATATGGATATAAAAAAACCTCTGTTGAAGACATAACAAAAATGTCTGGAATTTCCAAAGGAACATTTTACAATTTTTTTACTACAAAAGAAGAATTTGTACATGAAATCATTGTGCATAAGAGAGATTGTGTTAAAAATGAATTTCAGAAATTGCTGGATAAAGAAGGGTATTTGGATAGAATATCCTTCAAGAAATATTTAAAAAAAATCGTTTTTAATGATAATAACCTATTTACATATTTGAATGAAGACGAAATTGCAATCTTAAATACTCGTTGGCCAAAAGAATATTTTATTAATGATACCAACGATGAGAAAACAAGTACTTGGATTTTAAGTCATATAACTGGACTTTCTCCAAAATGTGATTGGAGAATTTTTGCTAATTACATGAAAGCAATTGCTATTTTTCAAGCTAACAGCCAAAAATTTATTCAAGAAGCTTATATTGAAACTCTAAATTGTCTAATTGAAAATGTATTAGACTATGTTTTTAAATAA
- a CDS encoding site-specific integrase — protein MLKKVKGTDLFYQYYSQWITVYKDGAIRKVTMDKYLMTKKWLKKLIPNLIISDLNRITYQQLLNDYAAWHERQTTMDFHHQLKAAILDAVDEGLIDRDPTRKAIIKGKPPKDKKTKYLNQFELHTLLSNLDLKSEVNWDWFILLVAKTGMRFSEALALTPKDFDFSHQILSISKTWNYKGNGGFLPTKNQSSVRKVAIDWQTVIQFSELLKGLPEDKPIFTENKVYNSTVNDILTRHCKNAKIPVISIHGLRHTHASLLLFAGVSIASVARRLGHASMTTTQKTYLHIIQELENKDVDLVMRSLSGLS, from the coding sequence ATGTTAAAAAAAGTAAAAGGAACCGATTTATTTTACCAATATTATTCACAATGGATTACAGTATACAAAGATGGTGCTATAAGAAAAGTAACCATGGATAAGTATCTTATGACGAAAAAGTGGCTCAAAAAACTTATTCCAAATCTTATAATTTCCGATTTGAATCGTATAACTTACCAGCAATTACTTAATGACTATGCTGCGTGGCATGAACGTCAGACAACAATGGATTTTCATCATCAATTAAAAGCCGCAATTTTGGATGCGGTGGATGAAGGTCTAATTGATAGAGATCCTACGCGAAAAGCAATAATCAAAGGGAAACCTCCAAAAGATAAAAAAACAAAATATCTTAATCAATTTGAGCTGCATACTCTATTAAGCAATCTTGATTTAAAGTCTGAAGTAAACTGGGATTGGTTTATACTATTAGTTGCAAAAACCGGGATGCGATTTTCGGAAGCATTGGCGCTTACTCCTAAAGATTTTGATTTTTCACATCAGATTCTTTCAATTAGTAAAACATGGAATTATAAAGGAAACGGCGGCTTTCTTCCGACAAAAAATCAATCCTCTGTACGCAAAGTAGCAATAGACTGGCAAACAGTAATTCAGTTTTCTGAGTTACTAAAGGGATTGCCGGAAGATAAACCTATATTTACAGAAAACAAAGTATATAATTCAACTGTTAATGATATATTAACAAGACACTGTAAGAATGCAAAGATTCCAGTAATTTCAATTCACGGATTACGGCACACCCATGCCTCTCTTTTGTTATTTGCCGGTGTGTCAATTGCAAGTGTTGCCAGAAGGTTAGGGCATGCTAGTATGACAACAACCCAAAAAACCTATTTACATATCATTCAGGAACTTGAAAATAAAGACGTAGATTTGGTTATGCGTTCATTGTCAGGGTTAAGTTAA
- a CDS encoding restriction endonuclease subunit S, whose translation MYFPTLAWEQRKFEDFTKLSQGLQIAISKRYTENIDGSKYFYITNEFLNPKSNKKYYIKNPPKNVLATKDDILMTRTGNTGKIVTNVSGAYHNNFFKIDFNHSKYDKMFLYYLLNTVCIQKEILSRAGTSTIPDLNHSEFYTIKVVLPSYEEQKKIGTFFIDLDDLITLHQRESFLIMISS comes from the coding sequence ATTTACTTTCCAACACTTGCTTGGGAACAGCGTAAGTTTGAAGATTTTACAAAATTATCACAAGGGCTACAGATTGCAATAAGTAAAAGATATACAGAAAATATAGATGGTAGTAAATACTTTTACATTACAAATGAATTTCTAAATCCTAAAAGCAATAAAAAATATTACATTAAAAATCCACCTAAAAATGTATTAGCAACAAAAGATGATATATTAATGACTAGAACGGGAAATACTGGGAAAATAGTTACAAATGTGAGTGGTGCCTATCATAATAACTTTTTTAAGATTGATTTCAATCATTCAAAGTATGACAAAATGTTTTTGTATTATCTTTTAAATACAGTCTGTATACAAAAAGAAATTTTATCTAGAGCGGGAACGTCTACAATACCAGATTTGAACCATTCTGAATTTTATACTATTAAAGTAGTGTTACCAAGTTATGAAGAACAGAAGAAGATAGGCACATTTTTTATTGATCTTGACGATCTTATCACCCTTCATCAGCGTGAGTCATTTCTGATAATGATTTCCAGTTAA
- a CDS encoding type II toxin-antitoxin system PemK/MazF family toxin, with protein sequence MERLIKGDVVVVPFPFSDLSQSKKRPALVLADLEGYDLILSQITSQNVFDSYSIKLKNSDFEEGSLIKNSNIRPNKIFTADRDIVLYKIGHLNEEKIKEVTDRVIRIFVEG encoded by the coding sequence ATGGAAAGACTTATAAAGGGTGACGTAGTCGTTGTACCTTTCCCCTTTTCAGATTTATCGCAATCGAAGAAGAGACCGGCCTTAGTATTAGCTGATCTAGAAGGATATGATTTAATTCTTTCCCAAATAACAAGTCAAAATGTATTTGATTCATATTCAATAAAATTGAAGAATAGTGACTTTGAAGAGGGATCATTGATAAAAAATAGTAATATCAGACCTAATAAGATATTTACGGCTGACAGGGATATAGTTTTGTATAAAATTGGGCATTTGAATGAAGAAAAAATAAAAGAGGTAACAGATAGGGTTATTAGAATCTTCGTAGAAGGCTAA
- a CDS encoding DUF2281 domain-containing protein translates to MINKDVLVKKIETLPPYLLQEVADYIDYIEFKKNRKSNLKIDDITLASEENLAKDWLKPEEDKAWKDL, encoded by the coding sequence ATGATTAATAAGGATGTCTTAGTAAAAAAAATTGAAACATTACCACCTTACTTATTGCAGGAAGTAGCTGATTATATAGATTATATAGAATTTAAAAAAAATAGAAAAAGCAACTTAAAGATAGATGATATAACATTAGCAAGTGAAGAGAATCTAGCAAAAGATTGGCTTAAACCTGAGGAGGATAAAGCATGGAAAGACTTATAA